CGTCGGCGTGGTTGAGCTGCGTGTTGGCGAGGTAGTGGAAGTCGTCGCCGCAGAACGTGCCGGTGGTGGGCTCTTCCAGCTCCGGACGCATCTGGTCGAGGATCTCGCTGTGGCCGATGCCGGTGGGCGCGGCCAGCTGCCAGCGCATGACGCGCGCGCGGCCCAGCACGTTCTGGATGCCGACCAAGCTGTTGCGATGCCAGTACAGGCCGTCGATGCCGACGGTCGCGACGCCGTGCGGCAGCAGCACCACGGACAGCCTCTTGGCTTTCATGTCGATGAGCGAGAGGCCGCGGCCGGAGGCCGCGACATACAGGAAATTTCCGTCTGGCGAGAACGCGATGCCGTTGGCGCCGCGCAGCTTCCCGGGTTCGACCACGGCCTCCGGCGCATTGTCGCTGCCCGGCACGAAGCGATACACCGTGCCGGCGAGCACATCGGTCGCGTAGACGTCGCCATTGGCGGTGATGTCGAGGTCGTTCAGGAAGTGCGGTTCGGTCGTCGGCATCAGGTGCTTCTCGAGGAGCTTGCCGGTTTTCAGGTCGTAGCGGTAGATCCCCGAGACGTTATCCGCATGGCCGAAGTCGGTCGCGGCCGAAGCCACTGCCCAAAGGGACTTTCCCTCGCGGTCGAGCTTCAGGCCGAGGACGAGCTGAATGCCATCCTGCTTGGAAGCGACGAAGTCGGCCGCGGTGCCGCCGGCCCCTACGCGCAGGATCTTCCGCTTGACGGTGCTGCCCACGTAGAAGGCTTTCGCGCGCGGGTCGCACGCGATGCCTTCCGGATAGAGATCCGGCTCGGCGATGGTGAACGCTACCGTGCTCTTCGCGACCTGCGGCAGGTGGTCGTCGAACTTCTTCAGCAGCGCCGGCCAGCCCGGCTCCTGCGCCAGCGCCTTGAAGCTGGGATCGATGTCGGGATGGAAGCCCAAGCCCATCGCCGCGACGCGGTCGAGCGTCTCCATCGCTTTCTGCTTCTCGCCCGCGCGCGCGTAGATCTGCGCCAGCGCGAAGAGCATGGGCGCGTCGTCGGGCGCAAGCTTCAGCGCTTCCTGCATCTTGGCGATGGCGGTGGGGAAGTCGCGCTTGCCGAGCGCGGCGCGCGCCTCGAACATCAGCGGC
This DNA window, taken from Terriglobales bacterium, encodes the following:
- a CDS encoding tetratricopeptide repeat protein, with the translated sequence MKLLRVAALLLCSVLAFAGDLVDREPAVPLMFEARAALGKRDFPTAIAKMQEALKLAPDDAPMLFALAQIYARAGEKQKAMETLDRVAAMGLGFHPDIDPSFKALAQEPGWPALLKKFDDHLPQVAKSTVAFTIAEPDLYPEGIACDPRAKAFYVGSTVKRKILRVGAGGTAADFVASKQDGIQLVLGLKLDREGKSLWAVASAATDFGHADNVSGIYRYDLKTGKLLEKHLMPTTEPHFLNDLDITANGDVYATDVLAGTVYRFVPGSDNAPEAVVEPGKLRGANGIAFSPDGNFLYVAASGRGLSLIDMKAKRLSVVLLPHGVATVGIDGLYWHRNSLVGIQNVLGRARVMRWQLAAPTGIGHSEILDQMRPELEEPTTGTFCGDDFHYLANTQLNHADDKGQPEAGYKTKPVIVLKIRLR